DNA sequence from the Nicotiana tomentosiformis chromosome 3, ASM39032v3, whole genome shotgun sequence genome:
CATTTGGGGAATATCTTGGCGTCATTATTGGAGAGAAAAATTAACTAAGCTAATAATTGAAACAGAAAATCTTATGGACAGGAACAAGCAGTGAATACTGGGACGGGAGAATGTTTGTCGTTTCTTTCTTTTCACATTCTATGGGGCAACTTTTCAATTTAGGGAAACTTAAAGTTCAAGTCAAGGACACCTTTTCAACCTCACAATCTGCTCGGTAGTCCACCTTCTGATTATTTGTTTTCGTAGTTCGTGGTTTCAGAGATGAAGCCTCATTATGTGATTGCATCTTACTAtgatttatttttcagttttgcaTTCCTCTTCTTTATCACAAATATTACATTTGACCTTGTCGTAGTTGCTAATTTATCTGCCTGCTTAACACTGGATTATGTAAATCTGTGACAGAAATAATAGAGGGGATGCTGAAGCAAAAGATGGAAGTTGACGCTGTTCATATTGCCTATACTTTTGGATTTGAGGACAGATTTAATCCTCAGAGACTTTTGACATCATTTTTACTAGATACTAAAGAGTCATtgaagaaaatgaaggaaaactcaCATGGTTCACATGCTGCTGTGGTAATTCTTGAATTTCATTCCAGCACTAATAACCCTCCCTATCTGATTTCTCTCTCGGTCTCCTCAAGTTAACCATGCATTTTGTTATGATTAAGCAGAATGAAGAAAAAAGGAAACATTTGTTTGCTCTGAAATCTGTCATCAAATGTTTGGAACGCCATGATACCGATCCTTCAAAACTTATTCCTGGATGGCAAATCAATGAGAAGATAATGAAGTTGGAGAAAGAAATTGCTGAATTAGATAAGCAGACAGGTGGGAAGATGGCACAAAAGAGAAAACTTGATGAAACTGAGTCGTCGAGAAGGTTCAGAAATAAAGAAGCAAAACAGTCGCGTATTCCACCATGGCTACGGCAGCAAAGAGTTGTTAATCATGTTGATAGTGACTGCACCTTGCTAGAACGTCAAAACGCTGGCCATGTTCATGGTTATACTGTGTCCCCATCAGTATTGCACGGACCTGTTGCAGGCTCGATGCATGAAAATGTTGCTGACTCCCTTGCAGCAACTGTGGCCATGGGTCGAGATGGAGCAAGGATATCAGCAAGTGTCGACGGTATTCGAGCAGGTATATCAGAAGGCATGGATATTGTTCAGCAAGGAGCTTCATATGCTGGAGGTCATGGAAGGACTCTAGTTGATAGTACACCTGAGCAAATAGGGAGTCATACTGGTCAGTTATATGGATGGTGTGGTAATGCAGCCGTGTATGACGGACTGGCCTCCTGCAGCTATGCTTATAGGCCATCATCATACTTGGAAGGTTCTACGGGTTTGCCAAACACCCAACCCAGTGATGCTTATAGATCACCACCATACTTGGAAGGCTCTACGGGGTTGCCAAACACCATACACAGTGATGCTCATAGGCCACCACCATACTTGGAAGGTTCTGCGGGTTTGCCAAATGCCATACACAGTGATGCTTATAGGCCACCACCATACTTGGAAGGTTCTGCGGGGTTGCCAACTGCCATACCCGGTGATGTTGCTGGCCGGAGCTCTGCATCTGATATTCTCCAGGTTGCTGATACTGTTACAGCAAGTGAACTATACAGGAACCGTGGCTCACGAGCAGTTGATGTTGTTTCATCTGCTGCGTTTGCTCATCCTTCGTCTTACTTGTACTGGCTGAGATAGTTTGGCCAGTCATTACTTGCTACCTTCGTTTCCTTTTTGTAGTATAGCCAATCTAGAAGTGATTTCACTATGGTCTCTTAGGACACGCAGTCTCAGTAATGTTTGTGTTCATTAGCTACTAAAAACCTTGGCCAATTTCCTAGGCTTAGCATAGTGATGTCTCAACTTTACCTGGTAAAAATTCATTTGTCTGGAATAAAAACCTTGCTTTTGTACTCCACGCCTTTGAAGCTTGTGTTGTATTGCTGAACAATTAATACACAAATGGGTTTTGATTTACTGGAGTTAGTGTATCTGTCATTTTTCCCCTTATGAGGACCTTGGTCATCTTCCCTTTCTTTCCTGACATGTTTTGAGAAGCTTACTAACGATATGTAAAATTGCGTAGGCATTTCATTGAAGTCAGGCCAGCTTCCTGCAGATTTAAATATTGGTGATTACGATGTTGCTGCTAAAGGACGCCAACGAAGACAAGATGGTAACAAATGGCGATGATAAAGCTAATGAGATGCAGGAGGAAACTTCAACTGAACAGAGAACTGACGGTCCTACAGATATGGAGTAGGACAAGATGACTTTTTTTCTCTTATGTTACTGCCTCTATCATCTGGAACTGGTTGGTATTTGCATTAGTTGACAGCAAGAATATAATTGTGAGTGACATGCAGTAGCTTGTCACTGTTGcagttgttacctattgtattatattgttactttaaatacaatcttttgattattactcaaattttattgtatcgtacctaattttttaccgtgtttAAATTTTTCCTCGCTCATCTCCCCAAATACCTAACTTTTCACTTCCCCACTCACCCTCCAACTTTCACCACTCACGTCCCCACTCACATCCCCACCTTCCCCGTCATCTAAGACCACCATCAAATCCCTCATAAAAAAAACACTACCAAAACTCCTCCAAAGCAGCCGAGAAAAGCTCAAAAACGGGAGCAATTTTCAGCCATTAAAACAGCCAAAAAACGTCACTAAAACCACCCCCCAAAATCAGTTTCATCTCCACCCCAAAATACACCATGAAACACCTCAAAATCCACACTAAAGAGCAGCAAAACAAGTTGTGAAAACAGCTAGGAAGAGCAGCGAAAATCAGCTGCAAAACAATCCAAAGCGCTGCCCCTTTTCTACCCAAAATCAACACCAAAACACACCTGAAACCAAGCTCTAAACCCAACTGAAAAACCCAGCTGAAACAGTCCCTTTTTCCACCCAAAACAGTCTCAAAATCAGCATCCAAACCCAGCAAAAACAGCTCTGTTTTCCAGCCGAAAACCCAGCCAAATCAGCCATGAAATAGCCTTGAAACCAATTGCTTTACCTCCACGAAACCTAGCAAATCCTAACCAAAAATGGAATAGATTGAGTGAAGCTTTCTGTTGAGTCCGGTTTTCGATTTTCGAGAGCTTTGTTTGGGTATGTAGGCGAGGTTGTCCGGTCGAGTTTTGAAGAAAGATCCATGGCCATTATTTTCATTGTATTACACATCCATCAATAAAGGTCCGATTTCTCCATGTTTATCTCTTTGTTACGAGTTTCTTTAAGTTATTCTACTTTTGATATTGAACGAATGAAATTCTTACTTTTAAGTGTTCATTTCGATTTGTATTATGCTTGTGATTGTACCGTCTCTGATTGATGAGTTGTTTATTTGTGAATTCATTAGGTATGTAGATGAACTTATTTTGTCTTTTATGAACACTTTCggttgattaaaaaaaaaaattcatgtgGTTTACAAAGTTTCCCTAATTTTGGGTCTTAAGTTCTTGAAGTAAAATAATATTTTCCTTATTGTGGCAAGAATCTGAAATTAAATTGTTAACTTTAACGGGCCACGAGACTTGCAATTAACTTGCTCTAGAATGATATTTGTTACTCTTgggtaagggtggcaagtgggccggttccGGGCCTAAGTGGACTAAGTGGGCCAGTCCAGACAGTCTCGGTCCCTGGCCGGTCCCAATTTAAATGGGTCAAACGGTTCCGGTCCTGGTGGTCTTATGGCAGGAATCGGTCCAGGACCGGTCTCACAAACTAATGGTCTCGGGCTAAACGGTCCCAGCCTGCGGGCTAAGTGGGTCCAACAtatactttttttaaaattttttttatagaaatttgagaaaaaaagatgttaataaaaatatctaaggcaattccttgtaaattttattatagaattgtgacctaaattttttaattcaaatttaaagaaaaaatattgtaaagatatattcaaagcaatgcgttataattttattatagcattaaaaaaatatggtaatatatttcttagtcttcctccccctatggaatgagcacaacaaggtgctaataccactaTTGAgaagaaaaacaaactaatcaagatgtgccaaaatacaagttacataatacatactaatttttgttcatacaagttatatg
Encoded proteins:
- the LOC104103109 gene encoding protein FRIGIDA-like isoform X2 yields the protein MAKPADTAATATPQSQQTVNDSLQNVNKQSEFQQPPTHSQDDSIANLRKLTDSLSAFQRCFADLHQHIDSIRTVIDSMLPPLTTNTTPLPTSSPPPAPAAEPEPSWESDPSEGEGEEKEKEKEEEVKSPPHPELKSAHRAELESLCKTMTGRGLRRYMGMHLSDIKGLLEQVPKALRLSPNPARLVLECVGKFYSQKGSVFVKCSHMVRSRLASVLVLECFLLLGINDEIEKGVKQEAEQAALAWRKRLIAEGGVLKAKEIDARGLLMLIGSFGIPGRFRNEDIRDLLQVSCIKRYYRALRRSNVLVAKIPEIIEGMLKQKMEVDAVHIAYTFGFEDRFNPQRLLTSFLLDTKESLKKMKENSHGSHAAVNEEKRKHLFALKSVIKCLERHDTDPSKLIPGWQINEKIMKLEKEIAELDKQTGGKMAQKRKLDETESSRRFRNKEAKQSRIPPWLRQQRVVNHVDSDCTLLERQNAGHVHGYTVSPSVLHGPVAGSMHENVADSLAATVAMGRDGARISASVDGIRAGISEGMDIVQQGASYAGGHGRTLVDSTPEQIGSHTGQLYGWCGNAAVYDGLASCSYAYRPSSYLEGSTGLPNTQPSDAYRSPPYLEGSTGLPNTIHSDAHRPPPYLEGSAGLPNAIHSDAYRPPPYLEGSAGLPTAIPGDVAGRSSASDILQAFH
- the LOC104103109 gene encoding protein FRIGIDA-like isoform X1, with the protein product MAKPADTAATATPQSQQTVNDSLQNVNKQSEFQQPPTHSQDDSIANLRKLTDSLSAFQRCFADLHQHIDSIRTVIDSMLPPLTTNTTPLPTSSPPPAPAAEPEPSWESDPSEGEGEEKEKEKEEEVKSPPHPELKSAHRAELESLCKTMTGRGLRRYMGMHLSDIKGLLEQVPKALRLSPNPARLVLECVGKFYSQKGSVFVKCSHMVRSRLASVLVLECFLLLGINDEIEKGVKQEAEQAALAWRKRLIAEGGVLKAKEIDARGLLMLIGSFGIPGRFRNEDIRDLLQVSCIKRYYRALRRSNVLVAKIPEIIEGMLKQKMEVDAVHIAYTFGFEDRFNPQRLLTSFLLDTKESLKKMKENSHGSHAAVNEEKRKHLFALKSVIKCLERHDTDPSKLIPGWQINEKIMKLEKEIAELDKQTGGKMAQKRKLDETESSRRFRNKEAKQSRIPPWLRQQRVVNHVDSDCTLLERQNAGHVHGYTVSPSVLHGPVAGSMHENVADSLAATVAMGRDGARISASVDGIRAGISEGMDIVQQGASYAGGHGRTLVDSTPEQIGSHTGQLYGWCGNAAVYDGLASCSYAYRPSSYLEGSTGLPNTQPSDAYRSPPYLEGSTGLPNTIHSDAHRPPPYLEGSAGLPNAIHSDAYRPPPYLEGSAGLPTAIPGDVAGRSSASDILQVADTVTASELYRNRGSRAVDVVSSAAFAHPSSYLYWLR